A genomic region of Thunnus albacares chromosome 2, fThuAlb1.1, whole genome shotgun sequence contains the following coding sequences:
- the LOC122993958 gene encoding beta-microseminoprotein-like, protein MKYLALALLLCALPSLSTAACYVKLMEAGMTHCQDHVDKTWHPVGSSWRNSKCMDCSCSRCCDAYSTPTAFPNDCVSVFDQEACVYRVHKKDDPTIECPIYAALGK, encoded by the exons ATG AAATATTTGGCTCTGGCTTTGCTGCTATGTGCTCTGCCATCACTGTCAACTGCAGCCTGCTACGTAAAGCTCATGGAAGCAG GCATGACCCATTGTCAGGATCATGTTGACAAAACATGGCATCCTGTAGGATCTTCATGGAGAAACAGTAAATGTATGGACTGTAGTTGTAGTAGATGTTGCGATGC GTATTCCACCCCCACAGCGTTCCCTAACgactgtgtgtcagtgtttgaccAGGAAGCATGTGTGTACAGAGTGCACAAGAAGGACGACCCCACCATAGAGTGTCCAATTTATGCTGCACTAGGGAAATGA